The segment AGGGCTCGACCACTTCGAGCACGGCGCGGATATTCTGCTCGACGGTGAGGCCGCGGAAGATCGAGGCTTCCTGCGGCAGATAGCCGATGCCTAACCGCGCACGCTGATACATCGGCAGCTTGGTGACGTCGTGGCCATCGAGCTCGATCGCGCCGCGATCGGCCTTGATCAGGCCGGTGATCATGTAGAACACGGTGGTCTTGCCGGCGCCGTTGGGACCGAGCAAACCGACGGCTTCGCCGCGGCGCACATAGATGCTGACGCCGCGCACCACCTGGCGGCTGCCGAAGGCTTTTTCCACGCTATGCACAGCCAGGAAGCCCGGCCGCCGCAGCAGCTGCGGTCCGCCGGTGCCGTTGGGCTTGGCGGCGGGCTTGCCCTTGGCAGCGACCTTGGGAGGCTGGGCCGCCGGCTGGCGCGGCCGTGCCTCGGCATAGGGATCCGGTGCCTGAACGGGCTGCTCGCGTGCCATCGGCGGCGCGTCCCGCACCGGGCTGGCGACGAGCCCGCCGACGCTGTCACCGAGTGCGGTGATGTCCTGGCGCGCAAATCCTGGCCGGCCGCGCTTGGCGGGGCGCCGACGGAACATGCTGAAGAGATCGACCATCCCCGCCTTCTAGCTGTCTTTCGGTGATCCTGCGCGGTCTTCGCGCGATCTACCCGCGCCGGCTTCTCGATTCGCCGACGCAGCATGAGTGAAGGGATGTCTCATGCCCAGTGAAACACGCCCGAAAAGCGGCGGACCCCGCTTCGAAAGCCCGTTGCGCTAGATACAGTCTTGTCGCGCCGGCTTCAACCTCGCGGCCGAAAATTATTAGCTAACACTTTGATTTATTTAGGCTTACCCGGAATGAGCGAGGGCATCGCGGCGCCGGAGCCAGGGGTTGCGGGCGTCCCGCATTTGCCGTTTCCACCGCCCTGGGACTGGATGAACAGGCCCTGCACCTTGCCGCTGTCGGATTCCACCCGCGAGACGCCGGTGGTCATGTCGACCATGAGGCGGTCGCCGCGCAGCACGTTCTGGCACTGGGTCAGGACCACGCCCCCGAGCATGGTGATGAGATTGGTCTTGGTGTCGAACACCGCGGTCTCGCCGGTCACCACCTGGTCCTTCTGGGTGACCACGACATTGCCGCGCGCTTCCAGCCGCTTGATCGAGGAGGCGCCGCCAGGCCCCGGCGTCGCCGATTGCATCGGCGCTGATTGCGTCGGCGCGGATTTCGCGCCCTTCGCAGGCGCGGTTTGCGCAGGCGTCGCCGCCTTGTCGCCACTCGATTCGTAGAACACCACCAGCGTCTTCGAGGTCATGGTGGTGTCGCCCTGCACGACCTTCACATTGCCGGAGAAGGTCGCTTCCTTCTTCTTGTCGCGCATCTCGAGCGAGGCGGCTTCGATCTGGATCGGCTGGTCGCGGTTCTGCGAAAAGCCCTGCATCGCGTTCGGCACGCCTTGCATCGTGCTTTGCGCAAACACTGCACCCGTCGCTATCAGCGCGACGCCGGCAAGCGCGGCAGCACTGACAATGGCGCGACGTCCGTCTGCGTTGCGCGGAAAAATGGCCATGAAAATCACTTTGAGTTCGCAGACTTGTTCTTCTTCGCCGCCGGTGCCGGCGCGGGCTGCTCGACAGGCGCGACAGCGGCGTCATCCGTGCTGATCTTGTCCAGATGCATCACCACATTGCCCTCGAAGCGAATGACGTCGCCGCCTTCGGTGATGCGCAAGCGATCGGCGGTCAGCGTGCCGTTGGTCAGCTTGACGTCGACGTGATCATCCGAGGAGACCGTGCCCTTGTTCATGTCGACGAAGGCCGAGTTCAGCCGCGCCTCGTAGCCGGTCGAGGTGCGCAGCAAGATGTCCTTGTGCAGATCGAGCTGCTGCTGCTTGTTGTCGAAGCGGCCATTGCGGGCGTCGAGGAACATCGTGGATTGATCCTCCATCAGGACCTTCGCGCGCAAATCCGCGAGATCGACATGGTCGGGATCGGTGATGTCCTGCGTCGCGGTCCTGGCCCAGAGCTCATAGGGCCGCTGGTCCGGCGTGAAGCCGGACAGATGCGGCGATTCCATCGTGATCTTGGTGCCTGTGACCACGAGGTTTCCGGAATCGACCTTCACCGGGATCATGGTGAAGGGATTGAGGAAGGTCGAGACAGCGACGATCGAGGCCATCGCCAGGACCACCGTCACCGGCACAGCGATACGCAGAATCCGCACCAGACGGCTGTGGCGCGCCGCGCTGGCAAACTTCGCCGCAAGCGCGGCGTCGTAGGTCGGAAACTGGGCCGAATTCACCGCTGCTCCAGGGTGTAGCTCACCTTTACCGGGTCAAACGCGCCCCATTGTACCCGGCACGGAAGGAATATGCAGCCCGCGACAGGCCGTTACGAAAGTGTCCGAAACGGGGCGGCGGCGCCAACCTAGCCGGTGCTGGACGTGTCAGGAATGCGCGAAAATGTCCTCCTCCTCCCAGCCCTGGAGGTCGAGCAACGCGCGGGTCGGCAGGAAGTCGAAACAGGCTTTGGCCAGCGCGATGCGGCCCTCCCGGACCAGCATCGCATCCAGCCGCTCGCGCAGCGCGTGCAGATGCAGCACGTCGGAGGCGGCGTAGGCGAGCTGCGGCTCGGTCAGGCTGTCGGAGCCCCAGTCGCTGGATTGCTGCTGCTTGGAGAGGTCGACATTGAGCACCTCGCGGACGAGGTCCTTGAGGCCATGGCGGTCGGTATAGGTGCGGGTCAGACGGGAGGCGATCTTGGTGCAGTAGATCGGGCCGGTCATCACGCCGAAGGTCTGGTACAGCACCGCGACGTCGAACCGCGCAAAATGGAAGATTTTCGTGATGGCGGGATTGGCGAGCAGGGCCTTCAGGTTCGGCGCGTCGGTATGGCCCTTCGGGATCTGCACCACATCGGCGCTGCCGTCGCCGGGCGACAGCTGGACCACGCAGAGCCGGTCGCGGTGCGGGTTCAACCCCATGGTCTCGGTGTCGATCGCCACTGCTCCGGTGTAGCGGGTGAGGTCGGGCAGGTCGCCGCGATGCAGGCGTACGGTCATGGCGTGTCAAAGCCTCGGGTCGAATCGGTTTGTCGGCAGCATAAGCTAATCGGGATTGCCTGCGATGTATCCACTACGAGCGGACGGCGCAAGCAGGGCTCGCGCCTCGCGGGCTCCGCAAATGGCCGCCGGCAGACGCTGCGGCCTGTCATAGAAAGATTAAGTCGGGTCGGTAGCGATGATCGCCGGGCCGCGGCTCTTGAAGAGCGCTCGGCTGCAATCACGACAGACCAGAGGTTTCTTCGTCATGAGGATCGACACGCCCCCTGACCTGCTGCAACTGGCGATCCAGCATTTCAACGGCGGAGAGCTGACGCAGGCGGAATCGCTCTGCCGAAAGCTTCTCAAGCGGCAAAAGGGCAATCCCGACGCCTGGCACCTTCTTGGTGTCATCGCGATGCGGATGGGACAGACCGAGAATGCGGTGGCCCACATCAGGACGTGCACCAGGCTCGCGCCCGGCAACGCCGCGGCGCTCTGCAATCTCGGCCTGGCCTACAAGGCGCAAGGGCGATTGAGCCAGGCTGCCGCCGTTCTCGAGCAGGCCTCGCGCGCGGCACCGGACAACAGCGAGATCCTGTACAATCTCGGCAACACCCGCGCTTCGCTGGGCGAATTCGAGGCTGCCATCGCAGCCTACCACCGGGCCGTGGCGTTGAACCCGGACCAGCCGGAGTACCACAACAATCTGGGACGCGCCCTGGAGGGCGATCGCAGCATCGGCGAGGCGATCGCCGCCTATGCGCGCGCACTGGCACTCCAGCCATCCTTTGCCGGGGCGCTGACCAACCTCGGCAATGCCTATCTCGACCTCGGCCGTCCCGCCGATGCGCTGCGGTGTCATCGGCAGGCGATTGCTCACCAGCCGGATTTCGATGCGGCCCATTCGAACCTGATCTTCGCACTCAACTTTGATCCGGCGGCCGGACCTGACGACCATGCGCGCGCGCGGGCGCAATTCGGCGAACGCCATCGCACGCGGATTTCGGCCGGCGCGGTCGCCCGCCCCTGCGATCCGGACCGACGGCTGCGCATCGGATATGTCAGCGGCCACTTCCGGCATCAGGCGGCGACCTACGCCTTTGCACCGGTGATCATCCATCACGACCGGCGGGCGTTCGACGTGATCTGCTATTCCGACACCGCGCCCGAGGACGGATTGACCCACAAGCTCCGCGACAGCGTGAAGACGTGGCGCGCCACGGCCGCGCTGTCCGACGCAGAACTGGCCGCCTCGATCGAAGCCGACAAGATCGACATCCTGGTCGATCTGGTCGGGCACATGGTCGGCAACAGGCTTGGCGTCTTTGCCCGCAAGCCTGCCCCCGTCCAGGTCAGTGGCTGGGGCGAACCGACCGGCACGGGTCTGTCGACCATGGACTACCTCTTTGGCGACCCTGTCCTGGTCCCGGACCATGTGCGCCCCCTGCTGCGCGAGCAGGTCATCGACCTGCCCTGCTTTCTGTGTTTCTGGACCCCCGAAAACCTGCCCGATCCAGGGCCGCCGCCGGCGCTGAACGCGGGCCATGTCACGTTCGGCTCCTTCAACCGGCCGGCAAAACTGTCCGATCCCGTACTTCAGCTGTGGGCGCGCATTCTGCGCGCCGCGCCGACCTCGCGCCTCGTGCTCAAGAGCCCCCATTTGAGCGACCTCGCCATTCAGCAGCGCATCAACGCGATCTTCGACAGCGAAGGCATTTCGCGCGATCGACTGACCATTCTCGGCAATTCAGATCGCGGCTCGCACATGAAAGCGTACCAGCTCGTCGACGTCGCGCTGGATCCGTTTCCTCATGGCGGCGGCATGACCACGCTCGATGCCATGGCGATGGGCGTTCCGGTCATCACCTGCCCGGGCCCGACGATTTCGTCCCGCCTTGCCGCCGCGTGCATCACGGCGCTGGGTCTGACCGACTGCGTCGCCGCAAGCCAGGAGGAGTACGTTGCATTGGCGCTCCGGATGACGGCGGACCTCGACGGCCTGGCGCGGCTTCGACACGCGTTGCGCGACAGGCTGGTCCGCTCGCCGATCGGAGATGCGCACGCCTATGCACGTTCCGTCGAAGCCGCCTATCGCGGCATGTGGCAGCGGTACTGCGAGGACCGCAACGAAGCAGGCGCGGTCAGATCGCCGCCAGCATGATGCAGACCATCGCCGCCACCGCGATGCGGCTCGCGCCGTCGCGGAAGGCGTAGATGATGGGGTCGTCGGGCATCTCGCGGCGATGCGCGATCATCAGCGCGCGGCCGAACCAGTAGAGCAGCAGCGGCGCGAGCAGCCATAGCATCCAGGGACGGCTGTAGAGCGGGGTCACCGCGGAGGACGACAGGTAGAGCGCAAACACCGTCACCGCGTTCATGGCGCTCGCCGCCGCCATGGCGGCGATGATGTGCAGGTCGGTGATGCGGTAGTCGCGGTTGGAGGGATCGGCGAGGCCTGCGCCCTGGCGCATGCTGAGCTCGCTGAAGCGCTTGATCAGCGCCAGCGAGGTGAACACGAACAGCGAGAAGATCATCAGCCATTCCGACAGCATGACCCCGGCGGCAACTGAGCCTGCGCCGATGCGCAAGGAATAGAGGCCGGCGAGCGTGACGACGTCGACCAGCATCTTGCGCTTGAGCACGAGCGAATAGGCGATGGTGGTGGCGAGATAGGCGGCGAGCACGCCGAGGAACAGCGGCGAGATGCAGAGACTGGCGACAAACGCGAAGGCCCACAGCACGGGGATTGCCGAAAGCGCCGACGAGATCGGCAAGTCGCCTGCCGCGAGCGCGCGATAACGCTTGGTCGGGTGCTGCCGGTCGGCGGCGAGATCGAGCAGATCGTTCATCAGATAGGCGCCCGACGCGCAGGCCGAGAACGCCAGGAACGCCAGCAGCGTAGTGCCGAAGGTGGCAACATTCATCTGATGCGCGGTGATAACGGGCACGAACACCAGCGTGTTCTTGGCGTATTGATAGACCCGCAATGCCTTCGCCCAGGTCTTGAGGTTGGGACGGCTGCGGGTGCCGCTCTCGACGCGATCAATCGAAGCGCGATCGAACGGCAGCTCGCCCGAAGCAAGATTGCCGGGCGCAACGACGCCGTCAAAGCCGAGATGCGCGGCGATGCCCGCGGCATGGTGGGCGAAGCGGCCGGCAACAAGATAGATCTTCGCGCCCCGCGCCCGCGCGGTGAGCGCCTGGTTCAGGACGTCGGCATCGTAGGGAAGATGGGCGTAATCGATTTTGGCGTCTGCCAGGATATCCGTCAGCGCCGCCATGCCGGCGCGTCCGCCTGCGCCAAAACGGGCCAGCATGCGGCCGGGGCCGGAGAACAGCGCCTCCATCAGCAGCTCCGAGCGCAGCAACGCGCCTTCGAGATCGATCACGAGCGTGCGCGCCGGCGCCGGGGTGGCCTGCGGCGCGGCCTCGTTCCGATCGTACTGCCAGACGGGCTGCTCCATCCGAAAACGCTCTTAACTTGTCGCGACACGACCGGCTCATAGGCCGGGGAGCAGGAAAATGGACGGCCGCGAGCCTAGGGGGCATTCGCTAAGGGCGGCTTAATTCGGCTGGCGCAGGGCGAGCGGCCATGGGGTCCCCGGGCTGTTGCATGGATCCCACAATCCGGCGCGGGCTCGGTATTCCAGCGGAACTTGCCGCGTGCGCCCGTGGAAATCGCCCCGGCCCGCCCTATCTGCCAGATTCGCGCTCACCGCAAACGAAGTGTCCATGACCGAACAGACGCTCGCCGCGCCGATCGACGACCAACAGGAACGCCAGCGCGGTTTCTCGCGCTACCAGTCACTCCTCATCGCGCTGCTCGCGTTCACGCAGTTCACGATCATCCTCGATTTCATCATCATGTCGCCGCTCGGCGCCATCCTGATGCCCTCGCTCAACATCACCACCGGGCAGTTCGGCATCGCGGTGTCGGCTTACGCATTCAGTGCCGGATTGTCGGGCATTATGGCTGCCGGCTTTGCCGACCGGTTCGATCGCAAGCGGCTGCTGCTGTTCTTCTATGTCGGCTTCGCGCTCGGGACCCTGCTCTGCGCTGTGGCGCAGAATTACCATGTCCTGCTGGCGGGCCGGATCGTGACCGGATTGTTCGGCGGCGTGATCGGCTCGGTCGTGCTTGCGATCGTGACCGACCTGTTTCCGCTGCACTTGCGCGGCCGGGTGATGGGATTCATCCAGACCGCGTTCGCCGCAAGCCAGGTGCTCGGCATTCCGGCCGGGCTGTTTCTCGCCAATCACTGGAACTGGCATCTCTGCTTCTTTGCGATCGTGGCGCTATCGATTGCGGCGATCGCCGTCATCGCCTTCGCGATGGAGCCGGTCGATACGCATCTGAAGCTGAAGCAGGACAGGAATCCGTTCCACCACCTGATCGCGACGGTCAGTGAGCCGCGCTACACGCTGGCCTTCGCGGTCACGACCTTGCTGGCGACGGGCGGCTACATGCTGATGCCGTATTCCAGCGCCTTCACCGTGAACAATATCGGCATCGACATGGTGCATCTGCCGACCATCTATCTCGTCTCCGGCCTGTTCAGCATCGTCACGGGGCCGATGGTCGGCCGCGCCAGCGACGCCTTCGGCAAATATCCGACCTTCGTGTTCGGCTGCGTGATGACGATCATCATGGTGCTGATCTACACCCATCTCGGCCACGTCTCGCTGGTGACCGCGATCACCGTCAACGTGCTGCTGTTCGTCGGCATCTTCTCGCGCATGATCCCGTCGCAGGCGCTGATCTCGGCGATCCCCGATCAGAGCCAGCGCGGCGCGTTCAGCGCGGTCAGCGCCTCGCTCCAGCAGCTCTCCGGCGGGCTCGGCTCGGTGCTCGCGGCCGCGATCATCTCGCAGCAGCCGGACGGCTCGCTGCTCCATTTCGACCGCATCGGCTACGTCGTCGTCACAACGACGATCGTCACGCTGGTGGCGATGTATTTTGTGCAGAAGTCGGTCGCGGATCGGGTGGCGAGGCGGGTGGTTTGAGAGTAGATGGCCTCACTCGGCGCAATGCGGTTTCTCAAACTCGAAAAACGCAGCGTGCTAGCTCCTGCTGCATATACTGAACACTATGTGTCAGCCATCTCGTAAGGCCGGCAAGATCGGGTGGCATATTCATATGCTGACCATGGACGTCGGATGTTGCCGGCAACCACCATCTCGCTGCGCTGGCGAGATGCATCTTTTCGATGCTTATCGTGCGCAGAAGATCATTCAAGTCCGGCATGCGTTGTTCCGCGCCGAAATCCTCAACCGCCTCAGCGAGCTCTACAGCAAAACCTTCGTTCTTCCTCTCAGCAAGACTTTCCAAAATGTCGATTTGCCAATGCGGGTGGCCCGCCCCTGAAGTTTGAAAAGAAAGACCAGCGCCAGTCCAATCTCGTATTCCAGGCCATTCCAGGCGAAACGCTTGGGGCTTGATAGGATCACCTAGATAACCAAAATGTACCGTGAGGCCAAGCTGGCGGAATACAAACGGGCGCGGACCAACCTCAATATCCCAGACCTCCTGCAGACCCAGCCATGCAAACAGATCTTTTTGCAGTGCTCGGAGGGGGACGACCCGGGCCGCGCCACCCCGGTTCCGATCCACGCGCTCGCACGCAGAACCCTTTAAGCCGACCCATACTCTCTCTGCTTGAGCCTCGGCATCGATCCTAAGCTGCTGAGCGTTGAAGCCGAGCAGTGGCGCCAGTTGAGAGGATATGGAGAGCCATCGCTGGTCGAGGGCTCCCTTGGTTGCGCGCAATTCAATGAGCGGCGCCTTAGATATTTGCGAGGCCTGGCGTGCCATAAAGCTCCGTCACGAGTTGGGCAGTTCGTGTACGCCAGACTGGGTCAGCAAGATCAATCGATTTTCCGTTTGCGGCCAGCCCTCGGACCAACTTCCCCTGCCGAGATGCAACACTTAGCTCGCGAAGGTTAGGAATTGGAATCGGACCGACATGGCGTGAGCTAACATCGTATTGGCCGCCAGCGACGTGGGGGGAATAGAGGGACAGTAGCTTGATGAATACAGGCGAGTTGAAAAGGGCCGTATACGCGGAAAGGATGTCCGACGTCGACAACTGTTGAGGATCATCGTCGACCAATACTGCCTTCGGCATCCAAACATGACCCATTACAGGGATGTATTCAGCTTCAAGATCAGCTGCAAAGCCACCCTCGGCAGCGAAGAATTTTGAAATGATGCGTGGTGTCTTGTCGAACGCATATGCGCGGGGATGCATCAGCCCCCACCAATCGGCTCGGCGGGCCCGAACGATCGATGCCCTACGCTCTAATCTCTCCCGATTTGGCCCAAGGTATTTTGCAAAGTAAGTTGGGACCGCCCGCTCAAGCTCCTGTTCTCTTGTGAACAAAGGTCCGCTCGGGCCATGAGGAAAGAAAACCCGGTACGGTTTGAAAAAGTGTGCGTTCTGGATCGAGTCTGACATTGTCGCCAGCCTGAAAAAGCCGCGCTCTTTATTTGGAAGGGTACGCCATTCATCAAGTGTAAGCAGCAGGACCTCGTTGAGTCCCGTTTGAACTCCTTGGGCGACATCGAACAAATCGCTGATCGAAGGCAACAAGGAATCTTTAAGGTCTCGGAGGATCCGTTCAGTGCTTGGGGTCGGGAGGCGCCATGTAGGACGTCCGCGTAAAGTAGAGACGGGGACTGGAAAGAGATTCCAGCCCTCTTCTATGACGGCGTTGCTGGGTGCTTTACCATTAAGCTTTCGCAAGTACCGGAGAGCGTTACTCGTTGCGTTCGACTCGTTTTCTGTAACTAGCGCCACGAACTCCGATGAAGGCGACTTCTTGGATTTCTGAATGACGGAACAAGCAACCTGCACCAGTGCATGCGTGAACAGGCCAAAGTCACCGATGGACCCCAACAGTCTAACTTGGCCAAGATCCAATAGGCGCTCGCGCCACGAGCCGGCTGCCTTCAACGAGAGCAAGCTCGATGGAAAAAGCGTCCCAACAACTCCTCCCTCTTTTACAGCCTCAAGCGCTCGAACTACAAAGGCCATACTGTAGTCTCCGCGCGATGCACTAGCGTCTGTTGCATCTCGCAGCTGCTCACGTTGCTCTGGCGTCTGCGCACCAAATGCGATGAAGGGCGGGTTCATCACGATGACGTCGGCGTGATGTGGCATCCCGAGATCACCAAGGGCATCCCCCACGCTCAATTTGAGTTCAACTCCGCCTTTTGGTTCCCAATCTCGTTTGGCCGCAGACAATACAAACCGCGCCATGGCGATGGCCGCGCTAGATATATCTGAGCCGACAAGAGTGAGACGGCCCTGAAAATTCATTCTTCGCAGGGCTCGATAAGCCTCGTGCAAAAAAGCGCCTGAGCCGCAGGAGGGATCGCCCAGCGTTAGCTCCGAACGTTGAGCCAAATCTGGGAGAGTATTGAAGACTTGCTCGACCAAGCTTCTTGCAAGTGCCGGAGGTGTGAAGTGAGTTCCGCCTCGGCTCGTCGGCTTCACCTCTGGAGCACCGATCAATCCGAATAGATCGAACCCGGTACCGCCACGCAAAAGCTCGAAGTGAGCCTCCTGGAATAGTTGTCCCCCAGCATGCCTTATCGCGAGGGCGGGATAGAGCTCCAGAAGAGAGAGCGAGCCAGTTGCCTGTTCAATTTCCGTTACTGCAGCTGCCAAGCCGCTTGAGTCTAGCCTGGAAAACAGCGTGGGGCCATCTCCGGATAGCCCATAAAAAGCGGGACGCTCCGATGCGTCTTCGCGTGCGATAAGGAACGCAAGAGCAGTCGCAAAGACATCAGTTGTTCTGATATCCTCAACACCAGCTTCGTGGCTCAATGCTCGGATCCGACGAAAGAAGCCCAGAAGGTGATCGACTACTGTCTTGTTCGATCTCAAACGATCGTCATTGAGGTACGCATAGAAGCGATCCAAGCCTCGGTCGACGCTATCACGATCGAAAACACGAGGTTCGGTAGGCTTATCCCATCGAACGACTGCCACTTTGGTGGGTGTAACCGTGACGTGATGAGGAATATCGCTCGACCACGCCCACGCGGCAGGGCTCGTATCCCGCCACAGCTCGTCGTCCGATGAAGATAGCGCGAACGTTCCACTGCCCCCGTCAAGCAGAACGGCGTGCTCTCCAGACGGAGCTGCTTCAGCGCCATCGAACAGCGGAGCTGTCGCCAAGCCAAATTGGCTGCTCCAAAGTTGCGTCGTCGTTAACTGGCTCATCGACGCACCTCAATCGCCGCGAACAGGGGAAGCTGCAATTCGGGTGGCGCTGCTTTATCTAATGCCAGGGCGCGCAGGTGGGGATCGAGGGGAAGGGCCACATGAGCACCCAATTCCAATTTTTCAGAAGCGCGCACCAGAACTGCATCGTTTGTGCTGGGAAACACGATCGATGTCCCCCAAAGGGCGGGAAAGGACGATTGCCGGAAGATCTTCTGGCAGTGCCCAATCGCCGGCCGCCACACGATTATCTCGATACCGAAGCGATCATGAAGTTCATTCAATACGCGCAATGACAAAATCGTTTGCCAAGAGAACAAGGCGTGTCTGCCTCGTCCTGCTGCCGGCACGTCGGGCGCAACCACGGCGCGTCTGCCACACCACTCGCGGAGCTGGTGCGCCGTCAGACCAGACAGACGGATCGCGTCGGATGCTTGAACAAGATCCATAGAGGATGGGTACCATACCCATTATAAGTTATGAAAGAATTTGTTTCTCAAGGCCATGGAGCAATTTCGGAGCCCACATCGTTTTCGGCTACGTTTAGGTAGCCAGCTTCTATTTCCGCACGATTTCCCGCAGTGAGCGCGGACCCGACTTGGCGGAGGAACCAAGGGTCGTCCGTCGGATAAACCGACGACCGCCCACAACCTTCGGAATCTGGATTGAAACGGTTCGGTCGATTCCACCACAAGGCAGAAACATCGGCGGGCTTCCAAAGCTGAAAGATGTGGCGAGAAGAGCTAGCCAGTGAGCTATGCAGGTAAGCCGTTTGGTACGCGAATAGCGCTATGGCTGGCGTCTTGCGTAGCCAGCATCTCTAAAGTCCCTGCCTGATCAATTTCAAGCGCTTGGGAGAGAGATGGTGCCCAGGAAAGGACTCGAACCTTCACGGCCGTTAAGCCACTGGCACCTGAAGCCAGCGCGTCTACCAATTCCACCACCTGGGCATGCCGTTTCGGCACGGGGGCGTGTACTACGGTTCGGTGACGCGGTTGTCAATCAGGCGATG is part of the Bradyrhizobium commune genome and harbors:
- the lptB gene encoding LPS export ABC transporter ATP-binding protein, which codes for MVDLFSMFRRRPAKRGRPGFARQDITALGDSVGGLVASPVRDAPPMAREQPVQAPDPYAEARPRQPAAQPPKVAAKGKPAAKPNGTGGPQLLRRPGFLAVHSVEKAFGSRQVVRGVSIYVRRGEAVGLLGPNGAGKTTVFYMITGLIKADRGAIELDGHDVTKLPMYQRARLGIGYLPQEASIFRGLTVEQNIRAVLEVVEPSRKKREQQLDSLLDEFNITRLRKSPSIALSGGERRRVEIARALATRPNYMLLDEPFAGIDPIAVGDIQDLVRHLTNRGIGVLITDHNVRETLGLTDRAYIVYAGEILTEGSPDEIVNDPDVRRLYLGEEFRL
- a CDS encoding LptA/OstA family protein, which produces MAIFPRNADGRRAIVSAAALAGVALIATGAVFAQSTMQGVPNAMQGFSQNRDQPIQIEAASLEMRDKKKEATFSGNVKVVQGDTTMTSKTLVVFYESSGDKAATPAQTAPAKGAKSAPTQSAPMQSATPGPGGASSIKRLEARGNVVVTQKDQVVTGETAVFDTKTNLITMLGGVVLTQCQNVLRGDRLMVDMTTGVSRVESDSGKVQGLFIQSQGGGNGKCGTPATPGSGAAMPSLIPGKPK
- the lptC gene encoding LPS export ABC transporter periplasmic protein LptC codes for the protein MNSAQFPTYDAALAAKFASAARHSRLVRILRIAVPVTVVLAMASIVAVSTFLNPFTMIPVKVDSGNLVVTGTKITMESPHLSGFTPDQRPYELWARTATQDITDPDHVDLADLRAKVLMEDQSTMFLDARNGRFDNKQQQLDLHKDILLRTSTGYEARLNSAFVDMNKGTVSSDDHVDVKLTNGTLTADRLRITEGGDVIRFEGNVVMHLDKISTDDAAVAPVEQPAPAPAAKKNKSANSK
- a CDS encoding ribonuclease D; the encoded protein is MTVRLHRGDLPDLTRYTGAVAIDTETMGLNPHRDRLCVVQLSPGDGSADVVQIPKGHTDAPNLKALLANPAITKIFHFARFDVAVLYQTFGVMTGPIYCTKIASRLTRTYTDRHGLKDLVREVLNVDLSKQQQSSDWGSDSLTEPQLAYAASDVLHLHALRERLDAMLVREGRIALAKACFDFLPTRALLDLQGWEEEDIFAHS
- a CDS encoding O-linked N-acetylglucosamine transferase family protein; its protein translation is MRIDTPPDLLQLAIQHFNGGELTQAESLCRKLLKRQKGNPDAWHLLGVIAMRMGQTENAVAHIRTCTRLAPGNAAALCNLGLAYKAQGRLSQAAAVLEQASRAAPDNSEILYNLGNTRASLGEFEAAIAAYHRAVALNPDQPEYHNNLGRALEGDRSIGEAIAAYARALALQPSFAGALTNLGNAYLDLGRPADALRCHRQAIAHQPDFDAAHSNLIFALNFDPAAGPDDHARARAQFGERHRTRISAGAVARPCDPDRRLRIGYVSGHFRHQAATYAFAPVIIHHDRRAFDVICYSDTAPEDGLTHKLRDSVKTWRATAALSDAELAASIEADKIDILVDLVGHMVGNRLGVFARKPAPVQVSGWGEPTGTGLSTMDYLFGDPVLVPDHVRPLLREQVIDLPCFLCFWTPENLPDPGPPPALNAGHVTFGSFNRPAKLSDPVLQLWARILRAAPTSRLVLKSPHLSDLAIQQRINAIFDSEGISRDRLTILGNSDRGSHMKAYQLVDVALDPFPHGGGMTTLDAMAMGVPVITCPGPTISSRLAAACITALGLTDCVAASQEEYVALALRMTADLDGLARLRHALRDRLVRSPIGDAHAYARSVEAAYRGMWQRYCEDRNEAGAVRSPPA
- a CDS encoding UbiA family prenyltransferase, which codes for MEQPVWQYDRNEAAPQATPAPARTLVIDLEGALLRSELLMEALFSGPGRMLARFGAGGRAGMAALTDILADAKIDYAHLPYDADVLNQALTARARGAKIYLVAGRFAHHAAGIAAHLGFDGVVAPGNLASGELPFDRASIDRVESGTRSRPNLKTWAKALRVYQYAKNTLVFVPVITAHQMNVATFGTTLLAFLAFSACASGAYLMNDLLDLAADRQHPTKRYRALAAGDLPISSALSAIPVLWAFAFVASLCISPLFLGVLAAYLATTIAYSLVLKRKMLVDVVTLAGLYSLRIGAGSVAAGVMLSEWLMIFSLFVFTSLALIKRFSELSMRQGAGLADPSNRDYRITDLHIIAAMAAASAMNAVTVFALYLSSSAVTPLYSRPWMLWLLAPLLLYWFGRALMIAHRREMPDDPIIYAFRDGASRIAVAAMVCIMLAAI
- a CDS encoding MFS transporter; translated protein: MTEQTLAAPIDDQQERQRGFSRYQSLLIALLAFTQFTIILDFIIMSPLGAILMPSLNITTGQFGIAVSAYAFSAGLSGIMAAGFADRFDRKRLLLFFYVGFALGTLLCAVAQNYHVLLAGRIVTGLFGGVIGSVVLAIVTDLFPLHLRGRVMGFIQTAFAASQVLGIPAGLFLANHWNWHLCFFAIVALSIAAIAVIAFAMEPVDTHLKLKQDRNPFHHLIATVSEPRYTLAFAVTTLLATGGYMLMPYSSAFTVNNIGIDMVHLPTIYLVSGLFSIVTGPMVGRASDAFGKYPTFVFGCVMTIIMVLIYTHLGHVSLVTAITVNVLLFVGIFSRMIPSQALISAIPDQSQRGAFSAVSASLQQLSGGLGSVLAAAIISQQPDGSLLHFDRIGYVVVTTTIVTLVAMYFVQKSVADRVARRVV